The bacterium region CGTCCAGCGCGGTGGTGGGCTCGTCGGCGATGAGCAGGGCCGGGTTGCAGACCAGGGCCATGGCGATCATGACCCGCTGCCGCATGCCGCCGCTGAACTGGTGCGGGTAGTCCTTCATCCGCTTCTCGGGCGCCGGGATGCCCACCAGCTTGAGCATGTCCACGCCCAGGTCGAAGGCTTCCTTCTTCGAGATGTCGCGATGGTAGCGCACGGCCTCCGTCATCTGCATGCCGATCGTGAAGACCGGGTTGAGGCTGGTCATGGGCTCCTGGAAGATCATGCCGATGTCCTGGCCGCGGAAGGCGCGCATCTCCTCGTAAGAAAGCTTGAGCAGGTCGATGGCGCGGCCGTTCTTGTGGTAGAGGATCTCCCCGCCCACGATGCGGCCGGGCGGGTCCGGGATGAGCCGATTGATGGACAGGCAGGTGACGGATTTGCCGCTGCCCGACTCCCCGACGATGCCCAGCACCTCTCCCCGGCGGATCTCGAAGCTGACGCCGTCCACGGCCCGCACCGTGCCCGCCTCCGTGTAGAAGTGGGTCTGCAGGTTGCGGATCTCGAAGAGCACCTCGGGTGCGGCGTGCTCGGTTGCACTCATGTCGTCGACTCCTTGCGAGGTTCTGCCAACACTCCGGCCGTGACGGGTCCAGCCCTCACCGCAGCCGCGAATAGACCTTGGGATCGAAGGCCTCGCGGATCCCCTCCCCGATGAAGACCACCAGCAGCAGCGTGATGAAGAGCGCGCTGAGCGGCGCCAGCACCAGCCACCAATCGGTGATGTTGGCCATGCCCACCTTCACCATGTTGCCCCAGGAGGGTTCCTCGGGCGGCAGGCCGAAGCCCAGGAAGTCCAGCGTCACCAGCGAACCGATGTAGCCCACCACGGCGAAGGGGCCGAAACTGATGATGGGCGTCAGGCTGTTGGGCAGGATGTGCTTGAATATGACGCGCCGGTCGCTGGAGCCCATGGAAATGGCGGCCTGGACGTAGTCCTTGGTCTTCTCCCGGTAGAACTCGCCGCGCACGTAGTAGGTCAGGCCCATCCACCCCCACATCACCATGAGCAGCACCAGGAGGGCGAAGCTGGGCTTCACCAGCGAGACGATGATCATGATCATGTAGAGGAAGGGCACGGCGCTCCATAGTTCGACGAAGCGCTGCACAAGGATGTCGAAGAGGCCGCCGTAGTAGCCCAGCAATCCGCCGATGCTCATGCCGATCAAATAGGAAAAGGCCGTCACGATGAGGGCGAAGCTGATGGACACGCGGTAGCCGTAAAGCAGGCGGGACAGCACGTCGCGGGCGCGGTCGTCCGTGCCCAGCCAGTGCCCGCGGCCGGGGGCGTGGGGCGGCGTGCCGGGCAGATCGAGCAGGCTTTCCTTGGGGCCATAGGGATAGAGCGGCATGATGACGAAGTCGCCCTTGCCCTCCTCCTTGTACTGCTCCTGCAGCAGGCGGTAGTTGGGATCCCCGATGCGCGCCTGGCCCAGTTGCTCGGCGGCGATGTAGTTGCTGAGCAAGGGGAAGTAATAGTCGCCGTCATGGCGCACCACCAAGGCCTGGTTGCCCACCGCCAACGGCAGCAGGAAGGAGAGGAGGTAGGTGCTGAAGAAGATGTAGAGCGAGATATAGCCGCGCTTCATCGACTTGAACTTCCGCCAGCGCTTGGCCAGCAGGGAGGTGCCTTTGACGAGTTGGTCTTTTCCTGCCATCATGTTGCTCCTGGTCGCCTACTTGAAGCGGATGCGCGGATCGATCGCGGCGTAGATCATGTCGGACAGGATGTTGCCCATCAGGCCGATCACGGCTCCGATGACGAGCGAGGCCAGCACCACCGGATAGTCGCGATGGATGAGGCTGTTGAAGCCCAGGAGGCCGAAGCCGTCGATGTTGAACACCTTCTCGATCAGATAGCTGCCCGCGAAGATGAAGCTGATGAGGTGGCCCAGGCCCGTCGCCAGCGGGATGAGGCTGTTGCGCAGGGCGTGCAGGAAGACGACGCGCCGCTCGGACAGCCCCTTGGCGAAGGCCGTGCGCACATAGTCGCTGCTCAGGTTCTCCATCAGACTGTTCTTCATGAGGATGGTCATGCGGGCGAAGGAGGCGATCTCCCAGGCGATGATGGGCAGGATGGTGTGGTGGACCTGGTCCCAGATCTTGTCCCACCAGTTCATGAATTCCCAGTCCTCGCTGCGGAAGCCACCCAGCGGGAAGACGTCCCAGAAGGAGCCGCCGCCCAGCAGCACCAGCAGCACGGCGCCCAGCGCCCAGCCGGGGATGGAGTAGCCGATGAAGACGATCACCGAGCTGGCCGTGTCGAAGGTGCTGCCATGCTTGACGGCCTTCCACACGCCCAGCGGAATGCACACGCTGTAGACAAGGATGAGGCCGATGGCGCCGAAATAGATGGACACGGGGAACTTGGTCTTCATCACCTCCCAGACCGGCCGGCTGTAGCGGTGGGACTTGCCCAGGTCCAGCTGGAAGATGCGGACCAGCCAGGCGCCATAGCGGCCGTAGCTGAAGGTCTTCCACACCTTGGCGTAGACGGGTGTCCCCTTCGCTTCGTTGGCGGCGGCCCACTGCTCCACCTGCGCCAGCTTGGTGCCCAGATCCTGGCTGGTCCAGACCGGCAGGTTGAGCCGCTTGACGAGCAGGTCGATCGCCTTCTCGCGCTGATCCTCGGTGTAGCGCGTGGTGCCGTCCAGGGCCACCTCGAGCAGGGCCGGCACGGCGATCTCGGCGCAGGCGATGACGTTGGAGCGCATGCGGTCGACCTGGTCGCGCAAGCCCTTGATCTCCTCCCGCAGAAGGCTGATCTGGGCGCGGACGGGCGTGGTGTCCTCCCCATCGCGGACCCGCTCCAGGAGGGCAGCCAGAGTGGCCGTGCGCTCGGCGATCACCTGCTCGTGGGTGAGGGCCTCCATGTAGCGGTCGACGTGCTTCTGGGGATTCCAGATGCGAAAGTTGAGGATGACCGGCTTGTCGTACCCGTAATAGGCCTTCATCTCCTCCAGGGCCTCGGCCGGGATCGAGGACCCGCCGGCAGCCACATCGCTGCTGGAGCCAGCGCCGGCCTCGCCCATCTGGCTCATGCCCATCTTGAGGGCGATGATCTCCTGCTCCAGGGGCCCGCCCGGCACGAACTGGATGATCGTGAAGGCGATGAGGGTGATGCCGATGAAAGTGGGAAAGGCCAGCAGGAAGCGGCGAATGAAGTAGGTGGTCATGGGACCTTCCTGATTGTCCTGCGGGGATGGACGGCCCCGCCGGCCGCGGCCGGCGGGGCCCTCGTGTGGTCTAGCGGGTGAGGGTAGCCGGGTCGTAACCCTTCCAATAATCGATCTCGACCTCTTCGATTGGCATGGCTTCGTCCTTCTTGATGGCCTTCACCAGAGCCCTGTGCTTCTCCTGGTCATACCACCACAGGCCGACGAGGGAACGCCAGTCGCCGGTGCGGGAAAGGCCCCATTCGGGCATGCCGAACTTGTTCCAGTAGCCCAGGCGGGTGAAGGGCCCGTACCAGCCCAGGGCGTACTGGTAGCTCTCCATCAGGAGCTTGTCCGTGCGGCGGATGAGCTTGATGCGCTCGGTCTGTTCGAAGGTCTTGTTGTAGACTTCGCAGATGCTGTCCAGTTCCTGGCTCTTGAAGCCGGCCAGGTTGTTGGTGTTGGGCACGTCGGCCATGTCGGACTTGAAGGACGACTCGGGGTTGGGGAAGTAGAGGCCGCCCCAGTTCTGCCAGTGGATCTTGAACTTGCGGTCCATCACCATCTGGAACTGGGTGGCACCGGTGGTGGGCTTCAGGTTCAGCTTGATGCCGGCCTGCTTGTAGTCTTCCTGGATGACCGTGATGATGCGCTCCCAGGTGGGGCTCTCGTCGATCATGAGATCCAACTCGAGCAGCTGGCCGCGGGAGTTGGTGAGGTAGCCCTGGGAGTTGCGCTCGGAGTAGCCTGCCTCGGCCAGCAGGCGCAGGGCCGTGTCCGGGTCGTACTTGATCTTCTCATTGTCAGGGTTCTCGTAGACGCTGCCTGGGTAATAGCTGTGGATGGGCAGGTATTCGTTGTAGAAGAGCTTGTCGATCAGCTTCTCGCGGTTGAGCAGGTAGGCGAAGGCGCGGCGGATGCGGATGTCGTTGAAGGGTTCCTCGCGCATGTTGAAAGCAAAGCCGCTGGTGCCGTTGGGACTCTGGGTGAAGATCTTCTTGCGCTGGATCCAGCCCTTGCCCAGCTGGTCGATCTGGTCGGGCAGGAACTCCTTCACCCAGTACTTGGCCTGACCCACCACGTAGATGTCCAGCTCGCCCTTCTTGAACATCTCGCGCTGCAAGGTCTCGTCCTGGACGATGCGGAACTTCACCTTGTAGAAGTTGCTGCCGCCCTTGCCGGCGGGATTGTCCTTGTCCCAGTAGTTGTTGATGCGCGTCATGGTCAGGCTGTTGCCCTGGCTGATGTCCTCGTCGCGCAGCAGGTAGGCGCCGGAACCGGGCATGGTCTGGTTCTGGAAGCGCTCCATGTACTCCTTGCCCGTGATGTTCCCGATGATGTGGGCCGGGTAGATGGTCATGGAGGCGCCGAAGTAGAGGAAATGGCGCCAGTTGAGATCCTTGGTGGAGGTGCGGACCAGATAGGGGCTGAGGATCTCTGGTTCGCTGTATTGGCGGTAGAGCACGCCGTTGTAGGGCTGCAGCAGACCGTCGTCCACCATCAGCTTCCAGGTGGCCAGCACGTCGTCGGCCGTGAAGCGGTGGCCGGTCTGCCAGCGGGCGTTGGGATTGAGGCGGAAGGTGAAGGTCTGGCCGCCGCCCGGGTTGTCCTCCACTTTCCAATGGCTGGCCAGGCTGGGGATGAATTCGTCCGTCCAGTTGTCCAGGCTCATCATGGACTCGTACATCATGCCCGAAACGAGGGCCATGAAGGTGGTGTTGGCGTCCTTGCCCTCGCTGCGCAGGGTGGCCGGGAACTCGGCGAGGGGGATGCGAAGCATGCCGCCGGGCACGCCGCGGGGATCGGCCATCGACTTGTAGGTCGTGTTGGTCTGGAAGCCCAGGCCGGCGGATATCTCGTCGAAGCCCTGGCCGCCCAGCTCGGCGGGCACGTCCGGCAGGGCGCCGGCCGGATTGTTCTGCGTTTCAAAGCCCTTGGACGCCCAATAATCATTGGAATTGACGCCTTCCTCGGGGTCCATCACCGGCCCGGTGTCGAAGCGGGACGTGCCGCCTCCACAACCCGTCATCAGACCAAGCGAGAAGAGGCAGACCGTGAAAAGCTGGGCGGTTTGGCCGGGCTTCATGATTCCTCCTGTTTCCACATGCGCCATGCCGGTTGTGGTCAACCAGGCGAGGCCTTGTCAAAATGTTGCCCGCGCGAGCCACAAGGCAACAGGTTAAGTTGCAAACATACCAGTCACCCACCCTACTTCCAACGAAGCTGGGCTTGGGTGCAAGAAGCGGGCCGGATTTGGGAGCGTTTCCATGCCCGTGCCCGGGCCGACTTGCAGGTCATGCCACCAAGCGTACGGGCGCGCGGCACGCATGTTCAGGGCTGGCCGCTCAAGTCGAACTCCAGCGAGAAGGAACCGATGCGGCTGGTGATGCGGGCCAAGCGGTGGTTGTCCAGATAAGTTGCGCCAAAACTCATCGCCGCCTTGCTCCCCGCGGTTCCGGCGAGGCGGTAGCGATAGATGAACTTGGGTTCGTGGGGCTTCAGCTCCACTTCGCGGACCAGGCTCTCCTTGCCGAAGAGGGCGTGGACATCGGCCTGGGTGAGAGGACGGAAGCGGGCCAGCTCCCGGGTCGGCACCTTGCACACCACCCGCTTGCTGAACAAGTCCAGCTCCGTGTCGCGCCCCACGAACTGACGAACCAGCATTTCAATGCGATCATCGCCCAGATGATCACTGAAGCGCTTGTCCACCCTCACCCTCGTGAGCAGGTCGCCCTGGAACTCCAGCTCCAGATGAATGGCCTTGCCCCTCATGGGCGGACGCCGCAGATAGCGGAAGACCCAGACCTCGCCGCCCTTCCGCTGGGTCACCGTGCTGGGTTCCCGTCCGCTCACCAGGGCGCGCACATCCTCCCGGGTCAGTTTCGGCGCAAGGAAGTGCAAGGCGGGACCCTTGTCCCCGGCGGCCCGCTCGAAGTGGAAATGCGTGTCAAACTTGAGCAATTGGTTTCGCGTGGCCCACAAGTGGTTGATGGTCTTCACCAGACAACCACCTGACAGCAAGGCCGTCAAGACAAGCAGCAGGATCAAGTGGCGGCGTGGCGCTCGCACCATCGTGTTCTCTTCCCTTGCAACGGGTCGTCGTCAACTTGACAAGGCTTGAACGAACTGCTAGACTCACAAGCCTTTAACAGGCGAGGCGGGCGGCCCCCTCAGACGGCTACAACAGGCCGCGTTCCCGGGCCAATCTATTGTTCAGGAACGATCCTTCACACCCTATGATGGCTTTCCACATCCCATCCGACTTCCTGCGCGCCCTGCGCCACTTGGCCACCTTCCAGGAAAGCCAGCACCAGCACCTGGAGATCATCTACTACCTGGCCGCCGAGGGCGGATCCGTGCCGCTGGCCGAGATGCAGACCTTGCTGCGCGGCAGGGGCGACGAAAAGCCGGACGACCTGCTGGCGACCCTGGGCAAATCCGATCTGATCCGCCTGCACCGCGCCGTGCGGCCGGAGGAGGAGGAAGCCCTGCCCGAGGGGCCGGAACTGGTCAGCCTGGTCGACCACCTCGAACCCCTCTTCCGCC contains the following coding sequences:
- a CDS encoding ABC transporter permease subunit translates to MMAGKDQLVKGTSLLAKRWRKFKSMKRGYISLYIFFSTYLLSFLLPLAVGNQALVVRHDGDYYFPLLSNYIAAEQLGQARIGDPNYRLLQEQYKEEGKGDFVIMPLYPYGPKESLLDLPGTPPHAPGRGHWLGTDDRARDVLSRLLYGYRVSISFALIVTAFSYLIGMSIGGLLGYYGGLFDILVQRFVELWSAVPFLYMIMIIVSLVKPSFALLVLLMVMWGWMGLTYYVRGEFYREKTKDYVQAAISMGSSDRRVIFKHILPNSLTPIISFGPFAVVGYIGSLVTLDFLGFGLPPEEPSWGNMVKVGMANITDWWLVLAPLSALFITLLLVVFIGEGIREAFDPKVYSRLR
- a CDS encoding ABC transporter substrate-binding protein, producing the protein MKPGQTAQLFTVCLFSLGLMTGCGGGTSRFDTGPVMDPEEGVNSNDYWASKGFETQNNPAGALPDVPAELGGQGFDEISAGLGFQTNTTYKSMADPRGVPGGMLRIPLAEFPATLRSEGKDANTTFMALVSGMMYESMMSLDNWTDEFIPSLASHWKVEDNPGGGQTFTFRLNPNARWQTGHRFTADDVLATWKLMVDDGLLQPYNGVLYRQYSEPEILSPYLVRTSTKDLNWRHFLYFGASMTIYPAHIIGNITGKEYMERFQNQTMPGSGAYLLRDEDISQGNSLTMTRINNYWDKDNPAGKGGSNFYKVKFRIVQDETLQREMFKKGELDIYVVGQAKYWVKEFLPDQIDQLGKGWIQRKKIFTQSPNGTSGFAFNMREEPFNDIRIRRAFAYLLNREKLIDKLFYNEYLPIHSYYPGSVYENPDNEKIKYDPDTALRLLAEAGYSERNSQGYLTNSRGQLLELDLMIDESPTWERIITVIQEDYKQAGIKLNLKPTTGATQFQMVMDRKFKIHWQNWGGLYFPNPESSFKSDMADVPNTNNLAGFKSQELDSICEVYNKTFEQTERIKLIRRTDKLLMESYQYALGWYGPFTRLGYWNKFGMPEWGLSRTGDWRSLVGLWWYDQEKHRALVKAIKKDEAMPIEEVEIDYWKGYDPATLTR
- a CDS encoding ABC transporter permease subunit — translated: MTTYFIRRFLLAFPTFIGITLIAFTIIQFVPGGPLEQEIIALKMGMSQMGEAGAGSSSDVAAGGSSIPAEALEEMKAYYGYDKPVILNFRIWNPQKHVDRYMEALTHEQVIAERTATLAALLERVRDGEDTTPVRAQISLLREEIKGLRDQVDRMRSNVIACAEIAVPALLEVALDGTTRYTEDQREKAIDLLVKRLNLPVWTSQDLGTKLAQVEQWAAANEAKGTPVYAKVWKTFSYGRYGAWLVRIFQLDLGKSHRYSRPVWEVMKTKFPVSIYFGAIGLILVYSVCIPLGVWKAVKHGSTFDTASSVIVFIGYSIPGWALGAVLLVLLGGGSFWDVFPLGGFRSEDWEFMNWWDKIWDQVHHTILPIIAWEIASFARMTILMKNSLMENLSSDYVRTAFAKGLSERRVVFLHALRNSLIPLATGLGHLISFIFAGSYLIEKVFNIDGFGLLGFNSLIHRDYPVVLASLVIGAVIGLMGNILSDMIYAAIDPRIRFK
- a CDS encoding ABC transporter ATP-binding protein: MSATEHAAPEVLFEIRNLQTHFYTEAGTVRAVDGVSFEIRRGEVLGIVGESGSGKSVTCLSINRLIPDPPGRIVGGEILYHKNGRAIDLLKLSYEEMRAFRGQDIGMIFQEPMTSLNPVFTIGMQMTEAVRYHRDISKKEAFDLGVDMLKLVGIPAPEKRMKDYPHQFSGGMRQRVMIAMALVCNPALLIADEPTTALDVTIQAQILQLMLQMKEKRQEASIVLITHDLAVVAETCERVIVMYGGHIQEVASSQVLFNTPAHPYTSGLLGSLPRPDKEKKSRLQTIRGVVPSMLDMPVGCRFCTRCDNVMPHCETIVPDIVELAPGHQVRCHLYSNDPKMRGETA